The Salegentibacter mishustinae genomic interval AACATCCTGTTTCTTCTCACTTTATAGAAGAATGGCGGGAATTTATAAAAACCAATCCCTACGGAAGTTTATTCGAATGGTACCAAAAACTTGGAATTGAAAATAAACAGGGTCAAATTGGTGTAGACGAAGCCCAGGAAGTAGTTAAATCGCTTTCCTTAAAAGCATATGAAGGCGGATTTAAAATTATGATCATTTGGATGGCCGAAAAGATGAATACCGCGGCTGCCAATAAATTGTTGAAATTAATAGAAGAACCACCAAACAATACGCTGTTTCTTCTAGTGACCGAAGATGAAGAACAGATTATACAAACCATACGGTCTCGTTGTCAAAAACTACATTTCCCTCCTTTACCGGAAGATGAAATTGCCGCATTTTTAGAAAAAAATGAAAATTGTACTAAATCTGAGGCTTTAAAAATTGCCCACCAGGCCAATGGTAGTTATACCCAGGCTTTACATTTATTACAAAAAGATAGCGGAGATCAGCAATTTGAAACCTGGTTTATCAATTGGGTGCGTAGTGCATTTAAAGCTAAAGGAAATCGATCTACGGTTCTTGAACTTATTGCCTGGAGCGAAGAAATTGCAGGAATGGGCAGGGAATCTCAAAAGAGCTTTTTATTGTATTGCATAGACTTTTTCCGCCAGGCCTTAATGCTCAATTATAAAGCTGAAAAACTGGTCTATCTTGAACCGGCAACACCTGGATTTAAACTGGAGAAATTTGCGCCCTTTGTTCACGGTAATAATATTAAAGATATTATTGAAGCTCTTGAAGAAGCCATTTATCACATTGAAAGAAACGGAAATGCAAAGATTATACTAACCGATCTTTCTATAAGACTAACCCGATATTTACATAAAAAAGCCGCTTAAAATTATGGAGAACCTTTACGCGAATATTACCGAGATTCTTATTCTTTTATTTATTCTAATTACATTTTTACAATCTGGAATAGATAAAGCTTCAGACTGGAAAGGAAATACCGGTTGGTTAAAAGAGCATTTTTCAGGAACATTTCTTGCCGGGCAGGTGCCGCTTATGGTCGGAATAATTATGATAATTGAGATCATTACAGGCTTTGCCACTATTCTTGGAATTATATGGCTAATCGCTTAT includes:
- a CDS encoding DNA polymerase III subunit; the encoded protein is MLFEEIIGLQHLKKHLTTTSDNGRVPHAQLFVGKSGSGTLPLAIAYAQYILRKNKEGENNSGNSNCNERFKKLAHPDLHFAFPVAANQKIKKHPVSSHFIEEWREFIKTNPYGSLFEWYQKLGIENKQGQIGVDEAQEVVKSLSLKAYEGGFKIMIIWMAEKMNTAAANKLLKLIEEPPNNTLFLLVTEDEEQIIQTIRSRCQKLHFPPLPEDEIAAFLEKNENCTKSEALKIAHQANGSYTQALHLLQKDSGDQQFETWFINWVRSAFKAKGNRSTVLELIAWSEEIAGMGRESQKSFLLYCIDFFRQALMLNYKAEKLVYLEPATPGFKLEKFAPFVHGNNIKDIIEALEEAIYHIERNGNAKIILTDLSIRLTRYLHKKAA